The Antricoccus suffuscus genomic interval CCCGAGGCGATCCTCGACTTGCGTGAGCTGGAGCGGGAGTGTGACGCGATAGGAGCACGGCTGCTTGTAGAGCCCATTGCGTCCGCCTCGTCGCGCTTCGAACATGACCCCGGCAGGTACGCCGATGTGATCGCCGCGGCCGTCGAACAGGTCACCTAACCCGACATCGACCTGACGGTGCTTGCCATACAAGGCACAATCTGATGAGTAATTGCACCGACGAGACCGAGGGCCCCTACATGGCGATGACAGCGGATGTAAAAGCAGAACTGAGTCGAGTGGAAGTGCGCAAGACGTGCTGCCGCCGCGCCGAGGTCGCCACCATGCTCCGCCTTGCAGGTGGACTTCACCTGGTCGGTGGCCGGATTGTCGTCGAGGCAGAGCTCGATACCGGTGCGGTAGCGCGCAGGTTGCACCGCAACATCGCTGACCTGTTCGGGCTGAGCTCGGACATTCAGATGATGAGCGGCGGCAATCTGCGCAAGAACAGTCGGTTCCTGGTCCGCGTTAGCAAGGATGGCGACAGCTTGGCCCGCCAGACTGGCCTTGTCGACTTGCGCGGACGTCCCGTGCGTGGATTACCGCCGGCCGTCGTCGCGGGCGGGACCTGTGACTCGGAGTCGGCGTGGCGCGGGGCATTCCTGGCGCATGGGTCACTCACCGAGCCAGGTCGATCGTCGTCGCTGGAGATCACGTGCCCCGGCAACGAGGCCGCTCTTGCACTTGTCGGTGCCGCTCGGCGACTGGGGATCAGCACGAAGGCGCGAGAGGTTCGCGGCGCCGACCGCGTCGTGATCCGAGACGGTGACGCGATCGCCGCGATGCTGACGCGAATTGGCGCGCACGAGTCTGTGCTCGCTTGGGAAGAACGCCGTATGCGCAGGGAGATCCGCTCCAGCGCCAACCGTCTCGCCAACTTCGACGACGCCAACTTGCGTCGTTCGGCGCGGGCGGCCGTTGCGGCGAGCGCCCGCGTCGAGCGCGCCATGGAAATCCTCGGCGAGGACGTACCCGATCACCTCGTCTTCGCCGGTCGGCTGCGCCTTGAGCACCGCCAGGCTTCTCTTGAGGAGCTCGGCCAGCTCGCCGACCCGCCAATGACCAAAGATGCTGTCGCCGGTCGCATTCGCCGGCTCCTCGCGCTCGCCGACAAGCGTGCGCACGACGACGGGGTTCCGGATACTGAGTCGGTCGTTACCGACGACATGCTCAACTGACTAACCGGACGACCGGTCTTTCGTGACCGATTGCGGAATCGACGTAACGGGGATGTGTGATCCTCATCGATGGGGTGCTCGGCGCGTATCGATGGGCGGTAGAATCGCCGGACTGACATTTAGCGCGTAACGTGCTCGCTTCCTTGTGTGCGGACGCGAACAAACCTCCGGGAGTTTTCGAAGTGACGATTCGTGTTGGCATCAACGGCTTCGGGCGCATTGGCCGTAACTTCTATCGGGCCGTCGTGGCCAGTGGCGCGGATATTCAGATCGTTGGGGTCAACGACCTGACGGACAACGCCACGCTGGCTCACCTTCTCAAGTACGACTCGATCCTCGGGCGGTTCGACGGCGAGGTTTCGTCGACGGACACCGAGATCACCGCCGGCGGAAACACCTTCAAGGCATTCGCGGAGCGCGATCCGGCAGCACTGCCGTGGGGTGATATCGGCGCGGACGTCGTCGTCGAGTCCACCGGCATCTTCACCGACGCGACAAAGGCCAAGGTGCACCTCGATGGGGGCGCCAAGAAGGTCGTCATCTCGGCGCCAGCGAAAAACGAAGACATCACCATCGTGATGGGTGTGAACGACGGCGACTACGACCCGCAGCAGCACCACATCGTCTCCAACGCGTCGTGCACGACCAACTGCCTCGCGCCGATGGCGAAGGTGCTGCAGGACACGTTTGTCATCAAGCAGGGCCTGATGACCACGATCCACGCCTACACCGCCGACCAGAACCTCCAGGACGGCCCGCATAAGGACCTGCGCCGTGCACGCGCCGCCGCGATCAACATCGTGCCGACCTCGACCGGCGCCGCGAAGGCCATCGCGCTGGTGCTGCCTGAGCTCAAGGGCAAGCTTGACGGCTACGCGTTGCGGGTACCGGTCCCGACCGGCTCGGCGACCGACCTGACCGTCAACGTCGGACGCGAAACGTCTGTCGAGGAAGTCAACGCTGCGATGAAGGCCGCCGCTGAAGGACAGCTCAAGGGTTACCTCAAGTACACCGAAGACGAGATTGTCTCCTCGGACATCGTCACCGATCCCTCGTCGTGCATCTTCGACGCGGGTCTGACCAAGGTCATTGGCGATCAGGTCAAGGTCGTGGGCTGGTACGACAACGAGTGGGGCTACAGCAACCGCCTCGTCGATCTGACTCGGGTTGTCGGTCAGTCGCTCTAAGCAAGCAGTTCCGGATAATGCCTCACATGCCGTCGTACTCGCGGGTACGACGGACCATGTGAGGCATTTACCTCTATCTGACAGGATTTGTCTGCATCGTGAAGAACTTGGATGACCTCGTCGGCGTCGGGATCGAAGGCCGCAAGGTACTTGTCCGGGCCGACCTCAATGTGCCTCTCGACGGTACGACGATCACCGACACAGGCCGCATCGTGGCCACCGTTCCGACTATCCGGAAGTTGACCGAGGCCGGTGCCCAGGTCGTCATCACGGCGCATTTGGGTCGGCCGAAAGGCGAGCCGGACGCGAAATACTCGCTAGCACCAGCCGCTCTAGCGCTGGGAGAGTTACTCGGCGTCAGGGTAACGCTCGCCGCCGACGTCGTCGGCGAGTCCGCGAAGTCAGCGATCGCGGGGATGGGCAACGGCGAGGTCGTCGTGTTGGAGAACGTCCGCTTCGATCCTCGCGAAACCAGCAAGGACGAGGCCGAGCGGCAGGCACTCGCCTCCGACCTTGCCGATCTGGTCGGGCCCGAGGCCGCGTTTGTCTCGGAAGGTTTCGGTGTCGTGCACCGCGCGCAGGCCTCGGTGTACGACGTGGCAAAGCTGCTTCCGGCGTACGCCGGTGGACTGGTCGAGCAGGAGGTCGCCGTACTCGAGCGACTGACCGAATCACCGCAGCGTCCGTACGTCGTAGTCCTCGGCGGTAGCAAGGTTTCGGACAAGCTCGCAGTCATCGAGTCGCTTCTGCCGCGGGTCGACCAGCTTTTGGTCGGCGGCGGCATGTGCTTCACTTTCCTTGCTGCGCAAGGAAAGCAGACCGGCTCTTCGTTGTTGGAGAAGGACCAGGTCGAGACTTGCAAGCGCCTGTTGACCGAGGCCGGCGACAAGATCGTGCTGCCGGTGGACGTCGTTTGTGCGCCCGAGTTCAAGGCTGACTCGCCGGCAACGGTGTACGCCGCGGACGAGCTACCGCAGGATCAGATGGGCTTGGATGTCGGACCACAGACGGTGGAGCTGTTTGGGGCGACAATCGCTGCGGCGCAGACGATCTTCTGGAACGGCCCGATGGGCGTGTTCGAGATGCCTGCCTTCGCCGCAGGCACACAGGGGGTCGCGACTTCAATCGCGCAGTCGTCGGCGTACTCCGTCGTCGGCGGCGGCGACTCGGCCGCCGCGGTCCGGGCGCTCGACGTACCCGAAGACAAGTTTTCGCACATCTCGACCGGTGGCGGCGCATCGCTAGAGTTCCTTGAGGGCAAGGAACTTCCCGGACTTTCTGTACTGGAGGCATAAATGGCTACGACTTCAGGACGTCGCCCGCTGGTCGCGGGAAACTGGAAGATGAATCTCACCCACCTTGAGGCAATCGCCTTGGTGCAAAAGATCGCCTTCACGCTCAACGAGAAGGAGCTCACCGCGGTCGAGGCGGCCGTGCTTCCGCCGTTCGTGTCGATCCGCGGCGTACAGACGCTTATCGACGGTGATCAGCTTGACGTCGCGTACGGCGCGCAGGATATCTCGGTGCATGACTCGGGTGCGTACACCGGCGAGGTCAGCGGTGCGATGCTGGCGAAGCTCGGCTGCCGGTACGCCGTGGTCGGGCACTCCGAGCGCCGCGAGTACCACCACGAAGACGATGCGACCGTTAACGCCAAAGCGAAGGCCGCGTTCAAGAACGGCATCGTGCCGATCGTCTGCGTCGGCGAGGGCCTCGATGTGCGGGAGGCTGACAGTCAGGTGGAGCACTGTACGGCGCAGCTAACCGCCGCGATGGAAGGCATTCCCGCCGACCAGGCACGCAACGTGGTGGTCGCCTACGAACCTGTGTGGGCGATTGGCACCGGCAAGACCGCGACGCCTGAGGACGCGCAGGAGGTTTGCGGTGCGCTGCGTGACAAGCTCACCGACCTCTACAGCGGCGACCTGGCGGACGCGGTCCGGATCATCTATGGCGGTTCGGTCAAGCCGGATAATGCGGCCGCACTCGCCGCACAGCCCGATGTCGACGGGTCGCTCGTCGGCGGCGCAAGCCTCGACGGGGAACAGTTCGCGGCTATCTGCCGGTTTGCCCGGGGAGCCGCGGGCGCATAGCGGTCCCGCCACCTATGTACACACACGGCAGTCGGGTATCGGCCGGGACGAAGGTCTGCGGCCGTGCCCGCTCATCCGTCGTACGTCTGGTCGTCGCACTTGCGGTGTTGGCCAGCGTGTTAGCGGTGACTGCATGTACGTCGACCGAGTCCACGACCAAGAAGCCGGGCTCGGTGCCACTGGG includes:
- the whiA gene encoding DNA-binding protein WhiA, whose amino-acid sequence is MAMTADVKAELSRVEVRKTCCRRAEVATMLRLAGGLHLVGGRIVVEAELDTGAVARRLHRNIADLFGLSSDIQMMSGGNLRKNSRFLVRVSKDGDSLARQTGLVDLRGRPVRGLPPAVVAGGTCDSESAWRGAFLAHGSLTEPGRSSSLEITCPGNEAALALVGAARRLGISTKAREVRGADRVVIRDGDAIAAMLTRIGAHESVLAWEERRMRREIRSSANRLANFDDANLRRSARAAVAASARVERAMEILGEDVPDHLVFAGRLRLEHRQASLEELGQLADPPMTKDAVAGRIRRLLALADKRAHDDGVPDTESVVTDDMLN
- the gap gene encoding type I glyceraldehyde-3-phosphate dehydrogenase, whose amino-acid sequence is MTIRVGINGFGRIGRNFYRAVVASGADIQIVGVNDLTDNATLAHLLKYDSILGRFDGEVSSTDTEITAGGNTFKAFAERDPAALPWGDIGADVVVESTGIFTDATKAKVHLDGGAKKVVISAPAKNEDITIVMGVNDGDYDPQQHHIVSNASCTTNCLAPMAKVLQDTFVIKQGLMTTIHAYTADQNLQDGPHKDLRRARAAAINIVPTSTGAAKAIALVLPELKGKLDGYALRVPVPTGSATDLTVNVGRETSVEEVNAAMKAAAEGQLKGYLKYTEDEIVSSDIVTDPSSCIFDAGLTKVIGDQVKVVGWYDNEWGYSNRLVDLTRVVGQSL
- a CDS encoding phosphoglycerate kinase codes for the protein MKNLDDLVGVGIEGRKVLVRADLNVPLDGTTITDTGRIVATVPTIRKLTEAGAQVVITAHLGRPKGEPDAKYSLAPAALALGELLGVRVTLAADVVGESAKSAIAGMGNGEVVVLENVRFDPRETSKDEAERQALASDLADLVGPEAAFVSEGFGVVHRAQASVYDVAKLLPAYAGGLVEQEVAVLERLTESPQRPYVVVLGGSKVSDKLAVIESLLPRVDQLLVGGGMCFTFLAAQGKQTGSSLLEKDQVETCKRLLTEAGDKIVLPVDVVCAPEFKADSPATVYAADELPQDQMGLDVGPQTVELFGATIAAAQTIFWNGPMGVFEMPAFAAGTQGVATSIAQSSAYSVVGGGDSAAAVRALDVPEDKFSHISTGGGASLEFLEGKELPGLSVLEA
- the tpiA gene encoding triose-phosphate isomerase, whose amino-acid sequence is MATTSGRRPLVAGNWKMNLTHLEAIALVQKIAFTLNEKELTAVEAAVLPPFVSIRGVQTLIDGDQLDVAYGAQDISVHDSGAYTGEVSGAMLAKLGCRYAVVGHSERREYHHEDDATVNAKAKAAFKNGIVPIVCVGEGLDVREADSQVEHCTAQLTAAMEGIPADQARNVVVAYEPVWAIGTGKTATPEDAQEVCGALRDKLTDLYSGDLADAVRIIYGGSVKPDNAAALAAQPDVDGSLVGGASLDGEQFAAICRFARGAAGA